The segment GGTCATCCGCAAGTCGTGCGGCACGGCCGCCGGATCGCGCGCTCACCGCAGGGCCGTAGAGCAGCAGTGCCCCCGGTGCTTGCCCTACTACCGCCCCGGACCGAACCCGCTGGATGCAGAGGACCAGGCGGCGCAGCAGCTCGAACTCCCCGACGTCCCCTGACCAACCGAGAGGAATCACAGTGCAACAACTGACCGCAATATGCACCGGCACGCCAGACGGCTACCGGCTTCGAGTTCTGGCCGAGGACCACGACAGCGACCTGTTGGACCTCCCCCTCGACTGGGACAGCTTCCGCCCGGCCAGCGCCGGTCACCGGCTGATCGAACACGGCTACATGATTCGACCTGACGCTCGAACCCCAGAGACGGTGAACGGCTGGCGAGAGGACCCGGGCCAGCCCGATACCTGGTCCGTGCCTGTCATGCCGACGAACGGAGCAGCCCAGTGACGCGCCCGATGGTCACCGAGCGCCTCGTCGAGGCGGTTGCCCACTGGACGGAAGGGCGCCACGACGAGGCCCAGGAGATCCTGGCGGACCTTGCGCGGACCGGGACACCCTCGCTGATGTACGGCGTCGCGACGGGGCTCGCGGTCATGGCGAAGGCCGCACTTGTGAAGATGCACGGACTCGATGGCGAGACGGTGTCCTGGATCATTCTGACCCCTGACGGCAGCCGCCCCGAGGACAGCGTCCCGCCGCCGCACCTCTTCGCCGCACGCTTCATCACTGCGTTCGCCAACGGGGACATCGCGACCACGCTCGCACTTTACGGGGCCGCCTTCACCGCGCCCGACCCCGAACTGTGGCCCGCCTGCATGCAGATGCTGCTGGCAGCCACCGGTGAGGCAGTGCGCGCCGCCACCCCGGGGGATGACCGATGACCAGCTCTGCCACGTACTCGTCCGACGGGCTGCGCCACGACGTTGCCGACCCCGCGACATGGAGCGTCCGGATTTGCGCAAGGCGATGCGGCACGTGCATCTTCCGGCCGGGCAACCTGATGCGCCTGGAAGAGGGGCGAGTGGCAGAGATGATCGCCAACGCCATTGCCGAGGAGGGGCACATCGTCGGCCACGCCACGCTCGGCACCGAAGCCCCCGCCATCTGTGCGGGCTTCGCCGCCCACCGGAACGGCAGTGCCGCTTCCCTTGCCCTTCGCCTCGCCCGAACCGGCGTCCTTCGAACCGCCTGGGTTCACGTCGACAGCGGAAAGGTGGAGTCGTGACCGGACTGCTCGCCCTGCTCGTCCTGCTCGCATGGGCAGCAGGAGTCGTGGCACTGGCGGGCGCCTTCCGGGGGCTGCTCGCCGACAACCTGGCCCTGCGCCTCCTCTGCCAACTATGTCCGGGTGCCGTCGCCTTGTACCTCGCGGTGATCATCGTTGCGTGGCCGGCGGCGGTTGTGGCGAAGGTCCTGTCGGACCTATTCGATCGGACCCGCGCGTGACCCATATCAAGGCCGGACGGGTCTTTGTGGCCTGCGACCCGCGGGACAGCATTCGCATAAGGATCGAGCAGTACAAGCAGGGGGATATGCGCGCCCTGGTCGCCGACGCCGCGACCGGCCGGAGGCGCCGCCTCATGCTCATCTCCGCCTTGCACGCGTCGGCAATCTCCAACGCCGGCGTGCCGCGCCGGAGCGGATACGCTCCCGAGACACCAGAGTTGGGAACGCCCCAAGCTGTTCCGCCGGTCGACGTACCGAGGCAGGAGGAACCGGACTGGTTCGAGGGGATGCCAGGTCGCCAGTTTCGGGTCGCCCTGCCTCCACGGCTGACGCTCCTGAACGCCAACCAGCGGCTCCTCCCCCACACCATCAGCGCGCGGAGATCACCAGGGTGCTGCGGCGCGCGGCCTGGGCCGCCTCGCGCGGAGTGCCGCACCTGGAACGGGTCCACATCATCGGCGTCCTGCACCCCGAAGACAGGCAGAGGAGAGACCCGGCCAACTGGTACCCCAGCTTCAAGGCGTGCATCGACGGGCTGGTGGACCAAGGTGTCCTGGACGACGACGACCACACGCGCGTCGTCGGCCCGGACATGCGCATGGGGCACGTGGTCGAGGGCGCGCGGCTTGTCCTCCATATCCGTGACCTCACCCCTGTGGATATAGCTGCTGGCCTGCGGAAATAAAGCGTTCCGGTGATCAAGGAAATCCACCGTAATTCTTGCCCTCCTCCCAAATGCATATAGAATAGAACCATAAGGAAGGGGGAGTGGCCCCCTTCTTAAACCGTCAGGAGAGACCGTGAAAGGCCCCTTCAGCCCCGAGAGCATCCGCCAGCGCCTGAGCGTCGAACAGATCAGTCCCGCCCAGGCGGACCGACTGGCCGAGGCGATCGCGGCTTCCCTCCAGCGGACCTGCAAGGAGTGGTTCCCCGGCACCGACTACGAGAACTGGCGGCAGATGCTCCCCGAACCGCTGCTCGACGTCCTGGTCCAGCTCCTCACCTGGAGCGAGGACGGTCAGATCGTGGCCGACCACCTGCCGACGGCCGCAGCCGCCTGCATCTTCCTGGACCTGCAGAACTCCGCCATCCCCGTCGGCTGACGCCGTCAACGACCCCGCCCGGCGACCGGTGACCGCCACATCCCGGCCGCCGGGCGGCCTTACGCCAAGGAGGTACGTGAAGTGCAAGACCCCTGTTCGCTGGCGGACCAGCGGGTGTGCGAGGCCACCCGGGAACTCGCTCGCGCCGTGCTGAGACGCATGGCCGTGACGGCGACCGCGATCGAGCCGCGCATTAGGACCCTCGTCGCCACCCGCGAAGACCCCGGCTATGTCCTGTGGCGTCTGCATGGCGCCGGCGGGCGGCTGCTGCTCTGGTTCGACCTGACCAAGCAGCCGGACCCCATCTGGAACAAGCTCACCGCCGACCTGTGCCTCCTCGCTCGGCTCGCAGACCTGCGCACGCACCCGCCCGGCTACTACTACGTGCACCCGCTGACCGACTCCCGCGACATCGCTGTCCCCCTACCCGCCAACCCCCGGGGGCTCCCCCCTCGCACGATTGGACCCCTCCAGTGATCGCCACGACACCGGCCCTACTGGTTTCCCCGGACGGTGAAGTCGAAGAGCTGCTGCTCGACTCGCGCCACGCCGACCAGCTGCGCTGCATCAGGTTCCACGTCCAAGGCTCCAGCGTCCACCCGCTCGGCCGCAGGGCGGTCGTCCATGTCGGGCACGGTGGCCAGTCGGTGAATGACGTCGCCGGACAGGCGTGGATGAGTATCGCCGGGGGAAGCCGGCCGCCGGTCCTGCGAGGGCCCGTCGTCATCACGGGTGCCGCCGACCGTGCTGGCGACTTCATGCCCTTGCCTGAATTCAGCGCCCAGGCCGTGCGGCGCGCGGCCAACCTGCTCGGCGGCGCGATCGGATTGCCGTTCAGCGTGAGTGCGGTGCAGCGACACGGCGGGCGCCGGTATCAATGTGACGCCTACGCGATCAAGCGTGACAAGACCAGCGGCCGTTGGGCCTTCGTCGTCCTCGACGGGGTCGGCGACCGCCCTGCCGTCCAACGCTTCGCCCAGAAGTTCGCGCCGCGCATCGCCCGCGCTGCAGCCGGGCACGGCGACCCCGCCCGCGCCCTGGCTGCGGTACGAGTCCAGGCCAGGGATGAGCTCCACTGGGATTTCGACCCCCGCACTGACCCCAGTGCCGTCGCGGTCGTCGCCACGGTCGACCACCGGTCGCCCCTCATCCGGCTCGCCTGGACCGGTGACGCGCGGGCTTACCGGGGAACCTTGATCGGAACTGCGGAGCCCGCCACCCAAGACCACAACTACGCCCAGAAGTTGCGCAGTCGAGGACGCGTCCCCGGACGGTACGACCGGAACTTCATCACGTCCTGTCTGATGACCGGCTCCATCGGCACGGCGGTGATCGAGAAGAAGCACACTCGCCGGCTGCTGCTGTGCAGCGACGGTGTCTACGCGCCGCTCGCGGAAGAGGGGCCGGACATCGGCGGAATCCTCGACTTCGCCGACGACGCGAAGGACGCCGCCACGATGCTCGTCGACGACGCGATAGCCGCCAGCAAGGACGACTACCCCGACAACGCCACGGCGCTCGTGGTCGACATCACTCCGGTCTGACCCCCCCGTACTGCTCCATGAAGGGGCCGCAATATCCCCCGAATGCATATAGAAAAGAAGCTCTCCGTTCCCTTTCGTCCTCACCGGAGGTATCCGTGCCCGCTCGCCCCTCTATACCGATCATCGACACACCGGACCACCACTTCGGCGCCATGTTCCTGATCCTTCTCACCCGTGCGCCCGACGACGACACGCTCCGCGCCGCCGCGCGCCTCGCAGACAACGCCGCAGTCGCCTCTTGGGCGCTGCGCCCAGACGACCTCGCGACGCTCTCCGTCGATCAGTACCGGCAGCTGCTCGACTACGCCGCAGCCCCCGAAGTCCTCGACCTGGCCCTCTATCTGCGGGGTGACAAGAAGCGCATCCGCACGCTCATGGACCACATCACTCGGGAGATTGCGGAAGTCCTGTCCCACTACTCCCCGCCGAACCCCCAGGCCTGACACACGCCGACGGATACCGAAGGAGAACTATGCCCAGTCCAGACGAACGGCAGTGGTGGGCCGTCTACCGGGAGCCGACCCCCGCCGAGATGGAGGTCGTCGCCGTCGAAACCCCTCCCAGTGACGACGCCGCCCACGACAGACGGTGCGCCGAACTGGAGGCATCCGGCCACTACGCCTACGTCATCACCGCATCCGACGAGAACGAGGCAAGGGGCATCGCCCTGCGGATCTGGGCGGAAGAACTCGTCGCCAGCCCAACACGCCTGGCGGCCGCCAACGCTCACCTCGCTACCCGCAACCGGCCGACCAACTAGACCTCTGGAAACCACATGAGCCTGATGACCTTGCACACCCTGTCCGCCCGTGTCGCCCAAGAACTCGGCGTCCACCCGGACGCCGCCGCCCGCGCACTGCGTGCCGCGCTCGGCCTGTTCCGCGCCCAGGCCCACCACCCCGTGATCGCCAACACCGGCATGACGCCCGCCGAATACCTCGGCCTGGCGCTCCAGAGCGACCGATTCACGGCCCTGCTCATCGCCGCCACCCTGACGGCCGCTGGCCGGGACGCTGACGCCCGCCTCGCCTGGGCTGCTTACCTCGACCGGGAGATGTCGGCCACCAAGCTCGCCCACGAGGCCGTACCGGCGACCGCCATCCTCGGCAACGCGGACGCCATCCACCGCATCGGCCGCCAACTTGGCCTCGCCGACGAGCACACCGACCGGCTCATACCCGGGCTGGTCTTCACCATCGCGACCGGCTACCCCTACCGCGCGGCAAATATGCGGCACCTCAGCCTCACCGGCGTCCTCGCGCAGCTCACCGCAGAGGACCTTACGGAATTGCTGCAGCACGCCGCGCTCGTCGACGCCGGACGCACCGAGCATGCCGCCGTCTTGCTCCGCCGCATCCAGCACTCCCGTTGACGGCCTCGCGTGTCGGTCGGCGCCCACGCGGGCCGACACGCGACCCCGAGCGCAGACCTACGAGCCAGGAGAACCAGCATGAGCCAACTCGACCTGTTCGCCGACGCCGACGGGCCCGACCAGCCACCCGCGCCGATCACACCGGCAGCCCCGCTCCGCAGGTATCTCACCAACCTCCCGCCGGCGCCCACGCCCGTGACCATCTCGGTTGCCCAGCCTCGCCCGGCGCTCGTCGCGGTCAAGCGCACGCTGAACCACTACCGCCCGTCGCAGCGCAACCCACACGCGCACGCGTTCGAGATCGCGGAAGCCGTCAACTACGCCTGGCATCACGCACACGGGGGGAGCAGCATCGAAATCCCTATCGGAGTGGTCGCCACGCTCGCCCTGTGGCCCCTGCGTGGGCCGGACGCCTACCTTGCCGCCGACTGGTGGCTCAGCCTCGACGACACCGAGCTGCTGACCGCGTTCCGCGAGTGCTGGGCCCGCTGGTGGATCACGCGGCCCGACCTCATCGACCGGGCCACGCCCCTGCACAAGTGGGTCGACGGCGAGAAGCCCGACGCTGGGCGAGCCGGTGCCGTACGCGCAGTCGTCGAGGCCGCGCTCACCAACGGGCTCCTGCACCTGACAACCAGCGATGACCCCGATCTCCGCTCCACCACCGACCTGATTGGAACCCTGCTCGCCATCATGCGCTCCCAGGGGGCTCACGACGCGCTCGCGGAGGTACACACGCCGCCGGAGGTCGCCTATCTGATGGCCAGGATGCTGCTCGACGACATGTCGCTTGAGCCCGGCATGAAGTTCGACGAGCCCGCGGGCGGGACCGGTGGCATGTACCGCGCCGCCGTACAGGTCATGCGCGAACGCGGCGTCGACCCGCACCAGTTCGGATGGTCGCTGACGGACATTGACCCCATCGCGGCGGCGGGCGCGGCCGTCAATGCGATCCTCTGGGACCTCGGCCCGCACGTGCTCATCGGGTGCGGCGACACCCTTCACGAGGGCAACGTGCCCGCCAGGGCTGTCCGGGAGGCGCGCGAGTCCCTGGAGCGGCGCGATCGACTGCACTCGCAGGCCGTCTTCCTCGCGGCCATCCAGCAGGTCGAAGCTCTGATACGCGACGTAGCGGCCTGACCTGCGGAAACTCTTCGAAATCTCTCTTAGGAGATCTTGAACCCTCCCCTAAATGCATATAGAATAGAACCATCAGGAGAGGGGGTCATGGAGGAGCCACCGTTCACCTTCCCGTACTTGCCGCAGTCACGACGTCCGGTGCCCGGAACTGGGCTGCGGTGCTTGCGCCTGCGACCACTGCTTCGACTGCGGAGCCTGCCCCACTGAGGACTGCGACCACGACGCCTAGCAGGCGGCCCGGTGACGGCCCCGTCATTCGGCGGGGCCGACCGGCGGCCCACCACGACTTCCACAACACATCACGGCTGGAGCGCAGATGACCTACAAGAAGGGCGACCGCATCGCCCTCGTTCACACCACCGACTCGCACACCGATCTCAAACCCGGCGACGAAGGCACCGTCCACCGGTTCGACGCCAGTCTCTCCATTCTCTCCGTGGACTGGG is part of the Streptomyces sp. NBC_01262 genome and harbors:
- a CDS encoding PP2C family protein-serine/threonine phosphatase, yielding MIATTPALLVSPDGEVEELLLDSRHADQLRCIRFHVQGSSVHPLGRRAVVHVGHGGQSVNDVAGQAWMSIAGGSRPPVLRGPVVITGAADRAGDFMPLPEFSAQAVRRAANLLGGAIGLPFSVSAVQRHGGRRYQCDAYAIKRDKTSGRWAFVVLDGVGDRPAVQRFAQKFAPRIARAAAGHGDPARALAAVRVQARDELHWDFDPRTDPSAVAVVATVDHRSPLIRLAWTGDARAYRGTLIGTAEPATQDHNYAQKLRSRGRVPGRYDRNFITSCLMTGSIGTAVIEKKHTRRLLLCSDGVYAPLAEEGPDIGGILDFADDAKDAATMLVDDAIAASKDDYPDNATALVVDITPV
- a CDS encoding N-6 DNA methylase, with the protein product MSQLDLFADADGPDQPPAPITPAAPLRRYLTNLPPAPTPVTISVAQPRPALVAVKRTLNHYRPSQRNPHAHAFEIAEAVNYAWHHAHGGSSIEIPIGVVATLALWPLRGPDAYLAADWWLSLDDTELLTAFRECWARWWITRPDLIDRATPLHKWVDGEKPDAGRAGAVRAVVEAALTNGLLHLTTSDDPDLRSTTDLIGTLLAIMRSQGAHDALAEVHTPPEVAYLMARMLLDDMSLEPGMKFDEPAGGTGGMYRAAVQVMRERGVDPHQFGWSLTDIDPIAAAGAAVNAILWDLGPHVLIGCGDTLHEGNVPARAVREARESLERRDRLHSQAVFLAAIQQVEALIRDVAA
- a CDS encoding DUF4314 domain-containing protein, with amino-acid sequence MTYKKGDRIALVHTTDSHTDLKPGDEGTVHRFDASLSILSVDWDSGSTLSMLLDDGDEVRLA